The Pseudomonas iranensis genome includes a window with the following:
- the proP gene encoding glycine betaine/L-proline transporter ProP produces MKSRKNTVKPIGLKDITIVDDAKMRKAITAAALGNAMEWFDFGVYGFVAYVLGKVFFPGADPGVQMIAALATFSVPFLIRPLGGLFFGALGDKYGRQKVLAATIVIMSLSTFAIGLIPSYASIGIWAPILLLLAKMAQGFSVGGEYTGASIFVAEYAPDRKRGFLGSWLDFGSIAGFVFGAGVVVLISTILGEQRFEEWGWRIPFFLALPLGMIGLYLRHALEETPAFQQHVEKLEQGDREGLAGGPKVSFKEVATKHWRSLMTCIGVVAATNVTYYMLLTYMPSYLTHNLHYSENHGVLIIIAIMVGMLFVQPLIGFISDKIGRKPFIVVGSIGLFIFAIPAFMLINSGSIGLIFSGLLILAVLLNFFIGVMASTLPAMFPTHIRYSALASAFNVSVLIAGLTPTAVAWLVESTNDLYMPAYYLMVIAVVGLVTGVTMKETANKPLRGAAPAASDLEEAKELLQEHHDNIEQKIEDIDAEIAALEAKRKELALQHPRID; encoded by the coding sequence CGCACTGGGCAACGCCATGGAATGGTTCGACTTTGGCGTCTACGGCTTTGTCGCCTATGTGCTCGGCAAGGTCTTCTTCCCCGGCGCCGATCCCGGCGTGCAAATGATCGCCGCGCTGGCGACCTTCTCCGTGCCTTTCCTGATTCGTCCACTGGGCGGTTTGTTCTTCGGTGCGCTCGGCGACAAATACGGACGACAGAAAGTCCTCGCCGCGACCATCGTTATCATGTCCCTGAGCACTTTTGCCATCGGCCTGATTCCGTCCTATGCCTCGATCGGCATCTGGGCGCCGATCCTGCTGTTGCTGGCGAAAATGGCCCAAGGCTTCTCGGTCGGTGGCGAATACACCGGCGCCTCGATCTTCGTCGCTGAATACGCGCCCGACCGTAAGCGCGGCTTCCTCGGCAGTTGGCTGGATTTCGGCTCGATCGCCGGGTTTGTCTTCGGCGCCGGTGTCGTGGTGCTGATCTCGACGATTCTCGGTGAACAGCGCTTCGAAGAATGGGGCTGGCGGATTCCGTTCTTCCTCGCCCTGCCGCTGGGCATGATTGGCCTGTATCTGCGTCACGCCCTGGAAGAGACTCCGGCGTTCCAGCAGCACGTGGAAAAACTCGAACAAGGCGACCGCGAAGGCCTCGCCGGTGGCCCGAAGGTGTCGTTCAAGGAAGTTGCGACCAAACACTGGCGCAGCCTGATGACCTGCATCGGCGTGGTGGCGGCGACCAACGTCACCTATTACATGCTGCTCACCTATATGCCGAGTTACCTGACGCACAACCTGCACTACAGCGAAAACCACGGCGTGCTGATCATCATCGCGATCATGGTCGGCATGCTCTTTGTACAGCCGCTGATCGGTTTCATCAGCGACAAGATCGGCCGCAAGCCCTTCATCGTCGTCGGCAGCATTGGCCTGTTCATTTTCGCCATTCCGGCATTCATGCTGATCAACAGCGGCAGCATCGGTCTGATCTTCTCCGGCCTGCTGATCCTCGCGGTGCTGCTCAACTTCTTCATCGGCGTGATGGCCTCGACCCTGCCGGCGATGTTCCCCACGCACATCCGCTACAGCGCGCTGGCCAGTGCCTTCAACGTCTCGGTGCTGATCGCCGGTCTGACCCCGACTGCCGTGGCCTGGCTGGTGGAAAGCACCAACGATCTGTACATGCCGGCGTATTACCTGATGGTCATCGCCGTGGTCGGTCTGGTCACTGGCGTGACGATGAAGGAAACCGCCAACAAGCCCTTGCGCGGCGCGGCCCCGGCGGCTTCCGACCTCGAAGAGGCCAAAGAGTTGTTGCAGGAACACCACGACAACATCGAGCAGAAAATCGAAGACATCGATGCCGAAATCGCCGCGCTGGAAGCCAAGCGCAAGGAACTGGCGCTCCAGCATCCGCGCATCGACTGA
- a CDS encoding amidase, which produces MIEVTEVSIAQLRAALESGQTTAVELVQAYLARIDAYDGADTSTALNAVVVRNPEALNEARASDARRANGETLGPLDGIPYTAKDSYLVKGLTAASGSPAFADLIAHRDAFTIERLRAAGAICLGKTNMPPMANGGMQRGVYGRAESPYNAAYLTAPFASGSSNGAGTATAASFAAFGLAEETWSSGRGPASNNGLCAYTPSRGVISVRGNWPLTPTMDVVVPFARTMADLLEVLDVVVAEDTDTRGDLWRLQPWVAIPRVSEVRPAAYSELAADAKALAGKRFAIPRMYINADPDAGTSEAPGIGGPTGQRINTRASVIDLWKQARQALEAAGAEVIETDFPLVSNCEGDRPGAPTVFTRGLVSKEFLHHELWDLTAWAFDDFLQANGDPKLNRLVDVDGPKIFPHDPGTLPNREGDLAAGMDEYVRMAERGITPWNEIPTVPDGLRGLEQTRRIDLEDWMDSLGLDAVLFPTVADVGPADADVNPASADIAWSNGVWVANGNLAIRHLGVPTVTVPMGVMPDIGMPVGLTFAGRAYDDSNLLRFAAAFESTGSKRQIPPRTPPLA; this is translated from the coding sequence ATGATCGAAGTCACCGAAGTCTCCATTGCCCAACTGCGCGCCGCCCTCGAATCCGGCCAGACCACTGCCGTGGAACTGGTGCAAGCCTATCTGGCGCGCATCGATGCCTACGACGGCGCCGACACCTCGACGGCACTCAACGCCGTCGTCGTGCGCAACCCCGAAGCACTGAACGAAGCCCGCGCCTCCGACGCCCGCCGTGCCAACGGTGAAACCCTCGGTCCGCTTGATGGCATCCCCTACACCGCCAAAGACAGTTATCTGGTCAAGGGCTTGACCGCCGCTTCCGGCAGTCCGGCGTTCGCCGATCTGATCGCCCATCGCGACGCCTTCACCATCGAGCGCCTGCGCGCTGCCGGGGCGATCTGCCTGGGCAAGACCAACATGCCGCCGATGGCCAATGGCGGCATGCAACGCGGCGTCTATGGCCGCGCTGAAAGCCCGTACAACGCCGCTTACCTCACCGCACCGTTCGCCTCCGGCTCGTCCAACGGCGCCGGCACCGCGACCGCTGCGAGTTTCGCTGCGTTCGGTCTGGCCGAGGAAACGTGGTCGAGCGGTCGCGGCCCTGCGTCGAACAACGGCCTGTGCGCCTACACCCCGTCGCGCGGCGTAATTTCGGTGCGCGGCAACTGGCCGTTGACCCCGACCATGGACGTCGTCGTGCCGTTCGCGCGGACCATGGCCGACCTGCTCGAAGTGCTCGACGTGGTCGTCGCCGAAGATACCGACACCCGTGGCGACCTGTGGCGCTTGCAGCCGTGGGTGGCGATCCCGCGTGTCAGCGAAGTGCGCCCGGCTGCGTACAGCGAACTGGCTGCCGACGCCAAAGCCCTGGCCGGCAAACGCTTCGCCATCCCGCGCATGTACATCAATGCCGACCCGGACGCCGGCACCAGCGAAGCCCCCGGCATTGGCGGCCCGACCGGTCAGCGCATCAATACCCGCGCGTCCGTGATCGATTTGTGGAAACAGGCGCGTCAGGCCTTGGAAGCCGCTGGCGCCGAAGTCATCGAAACCGACTTCCCGCTGGTCTCCAACTGCGAAGGCGACCGCCCTGGCGCGCCAACCGTATTCACCCGTGGGCTGGTGTCGAAAGAGTTTCTCCATCATGAACTGTGGGATCTGACAGCCTGGGCGTTCGACGACTTCCTGCAAGCCAACGGCGATCCGAAGCTTAATCGTCTGGTTGACGTCGACGGGCCGAAGATCTTCCCACACGACCCGGGCACGCTGCCTAACCGAGAAGGCGATCTGGCCGCCGGCATGGACGAATACGTGCGCATGGCCGAACGCGGCATCACGCCGTGGAATGAAATCCCAACCGTGCCTGATGGCTTGCGTGGCCTGGAGCAGACCCGACGCATCGACCTTGAAGACTGGATGGACAGCCTCGGCCTCGACGCCGTGCTGTTCCCCACCGTCGCCGACGTCGGCCCGGCGGATGCCGATGTCAATCCAGCTTCGGCCGACATCGCCTGGAGCAACGGCGTCTGGGTGGCCAACGGCAACCTCGCGATCCGCCACCTCGGCGTGCCGACCGTCACCGTGCCCATGGGCGTGATGCCCGACATCGGCATGCCCGTCGGCCTGACCTTCGCCGGCCGCGCGTACGACGACTCGAACCTGCTGCGCTTCGCCGCCGCCTTCGAATCCACCGGCAGCAAACGCCAGATCCCACCGCGTACACCGCCGCTGGCTTAA
- a CDS encoding AI-2E family transporter: MEDKPLIAFNSSKALLDVLIRAGLIATLVLFCYDIFHPFLNVMLWALILAVTLYPLNQKLGARLGNRYGWAAIVLVLLGLVILMVPLSLLGASVADSVKVGMQTVEAGQFEIPPPPANVADWPLIGAPLYGIWMHASQDLSWVFKELAPHLTSWGRVLLHQAAGVGAGIVVFVVALIVAGLIMTHGERGHRTAVAITTRISGPVRGPQIAQLCTSTIRAVAQGVVGIAFIQMILIGVALVIMGVPAAGVLALMVLLLGIMQLPVLLVTVPVVVFVFAHDGVGPGTIIFAVWMVIAGLSDNVLKPMLLGRGVAVPMPVVLIGALGGMVTSGIIGLFTGPVILAVGYELFIGWVYQPADVSEVLDETSHNNQP, translated from the coding sequence ATGGAAGATAAGCCACTGATTGCCTTCAACAGTTCCAAAGCCTTGCTCGACGTGCTGATCCGCGCTGGGTTGATCGCCACTCTGGTGCTGTTCTGCTACGACATTTTCCATCCGTTTCTCAATGTGATGCTGTGGGCGCTGATCCTCGCGGTCACGCTGTACCCGCTGAACCAGAAGCTCGGCGCCAGACTCGGCAACCGTTACGGTTGGGCGGCGATTGTGCTGGTATTGCTGGGGCTGGTGATCCTGATGGTGCCGCTGAGCCTGCTCGGCGCATCCGTGGCCGATTCGGTGAAGGTGGGCATGCAAACCGTGGAAGCGGGGCAGTTCGAGATTCCGCCGCCACCCGCCAATGTCGCCGACTGGCCGCTGATCGGCGCGCCGTTGTATGGCATCTGGATGCACGCTTCGCAGGACCTGAGCTGGGTGTTCAAGGAACTGGCGCCGCACCTGACCAGTTGGGGCCGGGTGCTGTTGCATCAGGCCGCCGGCGTCGGCGCAGGCATCGTGGTGTTTGTCGTCGCGCTGATCGTCGCCGGACTGATCATGACCCACGGCGAACGCGGCCATCGCACAGCGGTGGCGATCACCACGCGGATTTCCGGCCCGGTGCGTGGCCCGCAGATCGCGCAACTGTGCACCTCGACCATTCGCGCGGTGGCGCAGGGCGTGGTCGGTATCGCTTTTATCCAGATGATCTTGATCGGTGTGGCACTGGTAATCATGGGCGTGCCCGCTGCCGGTGTGCTGGCGTTGATGGTGTTGCTGCTGGGCATCATGCAACTGCCGGTGCTGCTGGTTACCGTGCCGGTGGTGGTGTTTGTCTTTGCCCATGATGGCGTCGGCCCCGGCACGATCATCTTCGCCGTGTGGATGGTGATCGCCGGGCTCTCCGACAACGTGCTCAAGCCGATGCTGCTCGGCCGTGGCGTGGCGGTGCCGATGCCGGTGGTGCTGATCGGCGCGCTGGGCGGCATGGTCACCAGCGGCATCATCGGCCTGTTCACCGGGCCGGTGATCCTGGCGGTCGGTTATGAATTGTTCATCGGCTGGGTCTATCAGCCGGCCGACGTCAGCGAAGTGCTGGACGAAACCTCTCACAACAATCAGCCATAA
- a CDS encoding mechanosensitive ion channel family protein has product MRNRLMVLAMLLAATLWSGLGQALEDTTTATDEAVELKVANRSIMLFRATILGEAPASRVKRAKRVISEALEEDPELKISTDSIQNSYMVLIGNTRAFIVAPKDVDSLAYSSVQEAAEGAAEKLRQVVNETREARNVQMIVRSLALAAVATLIYLALLWCLSWLRHKLLAKLPALMDRHTKALKVGRVQLIDSNFLYPLVSRCLLFLRWLLILLLTYEWLGFVLSRFPYTRPWGESLNNYLVELAGYLLQGIVDAIPGLGVALAIFFIARGVTAFTRRILRRMAAPGTFSWLNHETLQPTQRLTALAVWLFALAMAYPYLPGAGTDAFKGLSVLIGLMISLGATSVVGQAAAGLILTYTRTLRPGEFVRIGEYEGTVTELGMFTTRIRTGLGEVLTLPNSMITGTVTKNYSRTVQGPGYVVDTVVTIGYDTPWRQVEAMLLEAAKRTPGVLEDPPAQVFQTALSDFYPEYRLVAQAIPSQPRPRAVLLSMLHANIQDVFNEYGVQIMSPHYLGDPQQEKRVPPEQWFTAPAQAPKDE; this is encoded by the coding sequence ATGCGTAACAGGCTGATGGTGCTGGCGATGCTGCTGGCTGCAACACTGTGGTCCGGGCTCGGCCAGGCACTGGAAGACACCACGACAGCAACGGACGAAGCGGTAGAACTGAAAGTGGCCAACCGCAGCATCATGCTGTTTCGCGCAACCATTCTTGGCGAGGCGCCGGCCTCACGGGTCAAGCGGGCGAAGCGGGTGATCAGTGAAGCGCTGGAGGAAGACCCGGAGCTGAAAATCAGCACTGATTCGATCCAGAACAGTTACATGGTGCTGATCGGCAATACCCGTGCGTTTATCGTTGCGCCCAAGGATGTCGACAGCCTGGCGTATTCCTCGGTGCAGGAAGCCGCCGAGGGCGCAGCGGAAAAACTGCGCCAGGTGGTCAACGAGACCCGTGAGGCGCGCAACGTGCAGATGATTGTGCGTTCGCTGGCGCTGGCGGCGGTGGCCACGCTGATCTATCTGGCGCTGCTGTGGTGCCTGTCATGGCTGCGCCACAAGCTGTTGGCGAAACTGCCGGCGCTGATGGATCGGCACACCAAGGCGCTGAAGGTCGGGCGGGTGCAACTGATCGATTCGAATTTTCTCTACCCGTTGGTCAGCCGCTGTCTGTTGTTCCTGCGTTGGTTGCTGATCCTGCTGCTGACCTACGAATGGCTGGGCTTTGTCCTGTCACGCTTCCCGTATACGCGGCCGTGGGGCGAAAGCCTCAACAACTATCTGGTGGAACTGGCCGGTTATCTGTTGCAGGGCATCGTCGATGCGATACCGGGGCTGGGCGTGGCGCTGGCGATTTTCTTCATCGCCCGGGGCGTGACCGCATTTACCCGACGCATCCTGCGCCGGATGGCCGCGCCGGGGACGTTCAGCTGGCTCAACCATGAAACCCTGCAACCGACGCAACGCCTGACCGCACTGGCAGTCTGGCTGTTTGCGCTGGCGATGGCTTATCCCTATCTGCCCGGCGCCGGGACCGATGCGTTCAAAGGCTTGTCGGTGCTGATCGGCCTGATGATTTCCCTTGGCGCCACCAGTGTTGTCGGGCAAGCGGCGGCCGGGTTGATCCTGACCTACACGCGGACTTTGCGCCCCGGCGAGTTTGTCAGGATCGGCGAGTACGAAGGCACCGTCACCGAATTGGGCATGTTCACCACGCGGATTCGCACCGGCCTCGGAGAAGTGCTGACGCTGCCCAACTCGATGATCACCGGCACCGTGACCAAGAACTACTCGCGCACCGTGCAAGGTCCGGGCTACGTGGTCGACACGGTGGTGACCATCGGCTACGACACGCCATGGCGCCAGGTCGAGGCGATGCTGCTGGAGGCGGCCAAACGCACGCCGGGCGTGCTCGAAGACCCGCCGGCGCAGGTGTTCCAGACCGCGCTGTCGGACTTCTATCCCGAGTATCGACTGGTGGCCCAGGCCATCCCCAGTCAGCCACGTCCGCGTGCGGTGTTGCTGAGCATGCTCCACGCCAATATTCAGGACGTGTTCAATGAATACGGCGTGCAGATCATGTCGCCGCATTACCTGGGCGATCCGCAGCAGGAAAAGCGCGTGCCGCCGGAGCAGTGGTTCACCGCACCGGCGCAGGCACCGAAGGATGAGTGA
- a CDS encoding OmpP1/FadL family transporter → MFKLMKSSVAGGLLFASLQAEAGGIMIYEAGHEGTGLANAGSAVMASDPSILMTNPAGISQLAGTQINFNAQLILGNVSFSRDNANTFGGNEGGNALKYLPGSSFFISHQLDERSSIGFGMYGNFGLALDYDDDWAGRYFAQESAIIGVSFQPTYAYKITDDLSVGLGPRFMLGYFRTEVAVNNNVLGLGNAEDGQLRYKDTDWGTGANVGVLYNLNERTKLGLAWTSKIKLKFEDKPELKKITNPLLRLALNRLDADQLNVDMNVPQTVTTSVSYQLDPQWTLLGSLGWQDWSDFGKVGVEVDTGLDSTSRTAQRQYKDTWHASIGAQHQINPKLRWNVGLGYDSSAVDDKDRTVDNPMNEAWRLATGVSYALQDDVDVHMSYTLIYLGDMDVQQTKARSGGSVSGEYKNAALHVLGGGVVWRF, encoded by the coding sequence ATGTTCAAGCTGATGAAAAGTTCGGTCGCTGGCGGATTGCTCTTCGCCAGCCTCCAGGCCGAAGCCGGCGGCATCATGATTTACGAGGCCGGCCACGAAGGCACAGGGCTGGCCAACGCCGGTTCTGCGGTCATGGCCAGCGACCCGAGCATTTTGATGACCAACCCGGCGGGCATCAGCCAACTGGCCGGCACGCAGATCAACTTCAACGCGCAGTTGATCCTCGGCAACGTCAGCTTCTCCCGCGACAACGCCAATACCTTCGGCGGCAACGAAGGTGGCAACGCCTTGAAGTACCTGCCCGGCTCCAGCTTCTTCATCAGCCATCAACTCGATGAGCGCTCCTCGATCGGCTTCGGCATGTACGGCAATTTCGGTCTGGCGCTGGACTACGACGATGACTGGGCCGGGCGCTATTTCGCTCAGGAGTCGGCCATTATCGGTGTGTCATTCCAGCCCACCTATGCCTACAAGATCACCGACGACCTGTCCGTCGGCCTCGGCCCGCGCTTCATGCTCGGCTACTTTCGCACCGAAGTGGCGGTCAACAACAACGTGCTCGGTCTGGGCAACGCCGAGGATGGTCAGTTGCGCTACAAGGACACCGACTGGGGCACGGGCGCCAACGTCGGCGTGCTCTACAACCTCAACGAGCGCACAAAGCTCGGGCTGGCCTGGACCAGCAAGATCAAGCTCAAATTCGAAGACAAACCCGAGCTGAAGAAAATCACCAATCCGCTGCTGCGTCTGGCGCTCAACCGTCTCGACGCCGATCAGCTGAACGTCGACATGAATGTGCCGCAGACCGTCACCACCAGCGTGTCCTACCAGCTCGATCCGCAGTGGACGCTGCTCGGCAGCCTCGGCTGGCAGGACTGGAGCGATTTCGGCAAGGTCGGCGTGGAAGTCGATACCGGCCTGGACTCGACTTCCAGAACGGCGCAGCGGCAATACAAGGACACCTGGCATGCCTCGATCGGCGCGCAGCACCAGATCAACCCGAAACTGCGCTGGAACGTCGGCCTCGGTTACGACTCCTCGGCAGTGGACGACAAGGATCGCACGGTCGACAACCCGATGAACGAAGCGTGGCGCCTGGCGACCGGGGTCAGCTATGCATTGCAGGACGATGTCGATGTGCACATGAGCTACACGCTGATCTACCTCGGCGACATGGACGTGCAACAGACCAAAGCGCGCTCCGGCGGCTCGGTCTCCGGCGAATACAAAAACGCCGCCCTGCATGTGCTGGGCGGCGGCGTGGTCTGGCGGTTCTAG
- a CDS encoding short-chain dehydrogenase: MNSHISMTHNEHSIPVMLVSTEAPLDVLHSSAASRFLAVTQMMESLASLDIASAKGADVQQLAHAAAMLLRDGCDVMDVLGRQIRLRV; the protein is encoded by the coding sequence ATGAATTCACACATTTCCATGACCCACAACGAACACAGCATCCCCGTCATGCTGGTCTCCACCGAAGCCCCACTGGACGTCCTGCACAGCAGCGCCGCCAGCCGCTTCCTCGCCGTCACACAAATGATGGAAAGCCTCGCCAGCCTGGACATCGCCTCAGCCAAAGGCGCCGACGTACAACAACTGGCCCACGCCGCCGCGATGCTGCTGCGCGATGGTTGTGACGTGATGGATGTGCTCGGACGGCAGATTCGTTTGCGGGTCTGA
- a CDS encoding DUF3077 domain-containing protein produces MTDPTTKSNSRDHIAHHPFTVRPDIPLLDALEHAAVYLNCAESLAHQAPSAIRPEHSSSLRWASQQMLANARALIHAAIAGQHSANARGDA; encoded by the coding sequence ATGACCGATCCAACCACAAAGTCCAATTCCCGCGACCACATCGCTCACCACCCTTTCACCGTCCGACCCGACATCCCGCTCCTCGACGCCCTCGAACACGCGGCCGTGTACCTCAACTGCGCCGAATCCCTCGCCCACCAGGCCCCCTCCGCCATCCGCCCGGAACACAGCAGCTCACTGCGCTGGGCCAGCCAGCAAATGCTCGCCAACGCCCGCGCGCTGATCCATGCAGCCATCGCCGGTCAGCACTCCGCTAATGCCAGGGGTGACGCATGA
- a CDS encoding OprD family porin produces MINRAPSRLTLLAMLCGLTGTAHASGFFADAKSDVLLRNFYLSNDYRSPTPTGKNYKQEWAQGFIGNFSSGFTEGTVGFGIDAHAFAGLKLDGGKGHSGTGLLPVNSDGRSENNYSSAGGAFKLKVSRTTLAFGEMTVETPVFDTSDKRLQPEYATGFLLNSAEFDNVNLVAGHFTAFKNQDSSSGQGDFYGYGANTEAGGISFVGADLFSSSPIGGALYASELSDTWHQYYGNLHFKQSGVLLDANLYHTRDTGRALAGEIDNSAFSLSGKYSFGAHTVMLGWQRINGDTPFDFVGGDSIYLANSIKYADFNGANERSWQARYDLDLGAFGIPGLNFMTRYVSGSHIDGTHAPKGGAYNPFDADSGDYQPQQGSGGKHWERDIDLKYVVQTGTAKDLSVQLSHVTHRANEAQAGDDIDRIYVVIQYPLGF; encoded by the coding sequence ATGATCAACCGCGCCCCCTCCCGCCTCACCCTGCTTGCCATGCTCTGCGGTCTGACCGGCACCGCCCATGCCAGCGGCTTTTTCGCCGACGCCAAAAGCGATGTCCTGCTACGCAACTTCTACCTCAGCAACGACTACCGCTCGCCCACGCCCACCGGGAAAAACTACAAACAGGAATGGGCACAAGGCTTTATCGGCAACTTCTCATCCGGTTTCACCGAGGGCACAGTCGGTTTCGGCATCGACGCCCACGCCTTCGCCGGCCTGAAACTCGATGGCGGCAAGGGCCACTCCGGCACAGGCTTGCTGCCGGTCAACAGCGATGGCCGTAGCGAAAACAACTATTCCAGCGCTGGCGGTGCGTTCAAGCTCAAGGTCTCGCGTACCACTCTGGCCTTCGGCGAAATGACTGTAGAAACCCCAGTCTTCGACACCTCCGACAAACGTCTGCAACCGGAATACGCCACAGGCTTTTTGCTCAACAGCGCCGAGTTCGACAACGTCAATCTGGTCGCCGGGCATTTCACTGCATTCAAGAACCAGGACAGCTCTTCCGGCCAAGGCGATTTCTACGGCTACGGCGCCAACACCGAAGCGGGTGGCATCAGCTTCGTCGGTGCCGACCTGTTCAGCTCCAGCCCGATCGGCGGCGCACTCTACGCCTCGGAACTGAGCGACACCTGGCACCAGTATTACGGCAATCTGCACTTCAAACAGTCCGGCGTGCTGCTCGACGCCAACCTCTACCACACCCGCGACACCGGCCGCGCACTGGCCGGCGAGATCGACAACAGCGCCTTCAGCCTCTCCGGTAAATACAGCTTCGGCGCGCACACGGTGATGCTCGGCTGGCAACGCATCAATGGCGACACGCCGTTCGATTTCGTCGGCGGCGACTCGATCTACCTCGCCAACTCGATCAAATACGCCGACTTCAACGGCGCCAACGAACGCTCCTGGCAAGCCCGCTACGACCTCGACCTCGGCGCCTTCGGCATCCCCGGCCTGAACTTCATGACCCGCTACGTCAGCGGCAGCCACATCGACGGCACCCACGCGCCGAAGGGCGGCGCCTACAACCCGTTCGACGCCGACAGCGGCGACTATCAACCGCAACAAGGCAGCGGCGGCAAGCACTGGGAACGCGATATCGACCTGAAATATGTCGTGCAGACCGGCACCGCGAAGGATCTGTCGGTGCAGCTGTCGCACGTCACCCACCGCGCCAACGAAGCGCAGGCTGGCGATGATATTGACCGGATTTACGTGGTCATCCAGTACCCGCTGGGTTTCTGA
- a CDS encoding DUF6124 family protein, which produces MIKPTPNPPETDPTSPYESLDSKKLHQAADRALDHYLCPPGSTPPPYSPRAMYAVTADTKNEDLLANACETLASAKTIAQEFAGLVKPSQRRTLMGIAQLIMLGELAVNRVLDNLELPQ; this is translated from the coding sequence ATGATCAAACCAACACCCAACCCACCCGAAACCGACCCCACCTCCCCCTACGAATCTCTCGATTCAAAAAAACTCCACCAAGCCGCCGACCGCGCACTCGACCATTACCTCTGCCCACCCGGCTCTACTCCACCGCCGTACAGCCCCCGCGCCATGTACGCCGTCACCGCCGACACCAAAAATGAAGACCTGCTGGCCAACGCCTGCGAAACCCTCGCCTCCGCTAAAACCATTGCCCAGGAATTCGCTGGGCTGGTGAAGCCATCGCAACGCCGGACACTGATGGGCATTGCGCAGCTGATCATGCTCGGGGAGCTGGCGGTGAATCGGGTGCTGGATAATCTGGAGTTGCCGCAGTAG